The following nucleotide sequence is from Pseudomonas sp. S09G 359.
GTTGCGCAAAAAGCCCTTCTTGATCGGGAACCACACCTTCAAGTCATCGACTTCCAGCAACGGCGGCCCCACCGCGTTGCCGGCCGGCCCACCGCTGGGCTCCGCCGCCAGCAATTCCTGGGTATAAGGGTGCTGGGGCGACTGGAACAGCGTCTCGCACTCGGCCTGTTCAACGATGCAACCCTGCTGCATCACGCACACCCGATGGGCGATGCGGCGCACCAGGTTGAGGTCATGGCTGATCAGCAGCAGTGCCATGCCCAAACGCGCCTGCAGCTCCTTGAGCAGCTCCAGAATCTTCAACTGCACCGTCACGTCGAGGGCGGTGGTTGGCTCATCCGCAATCAGCAACTCCGGCTCGTTGGCCAGGGCCATGGCGATCATCACGCGCTGGCGTTGGCCACCGGACAGCTCATGGGGCAGGGCCTTGAGGCGTTTGTGCGGTTCGGGGATGCCCACCAGTTCCAGCAGCTCCAGGGTGCGCTGGGTGGCAACCTTGCCGGTGAGCCCTTTGTGCAGGCCGAGCACTTCATTGATCTGCTTTTCGATGGAGTGCAGCGGGTTCAACGAGGTCATCGGCTCCTGGAAGATCATCGCGATGCGGTTGCCGCGAATATGCCGCAGGGTTTTTTCCTTGAGGGTCAGCAGGTCTTGCCCGGCATATTCGATGGTGCCGCTCGGGTGCCGCGCCAGCGGGTAGGGCAGCAGGCGCAGGATGGAATGGGCCGTCACCGATTTGCCGGAGCCGCTTTCACCCACCAGCGCGATGGTTTCACCGCGCTTGATATCGAAGCTGATGTTGTTGACCACGCGGTGCTGGTGTTCGCCAGTGACGAACTCGACACTGAGGTCGCGGATTTCGATCAGATTGTCCTGATTCATCTCATTTCCTCGGGTCGAAGGCATCGCGAGCGGACTCGCCGATAAACACCAGCAAACTCAACATGATCGCCAGCACGGCGAAGGCACTCATGCCCAGCCATGGCGCCTGCAGGTTGGATTTGCCTTGGGCCACCAGCTCACCGAGGGACGGCGAACCGGCGGGCAGGCCGAAGCCAAGGAAGTCCAGGGCGGTGAGGGTGCCGATGGCGCCGGTGAGAATGAACGGCATGAACGTCATGGTCGAGACCATGGCGTTGGGCAGAATGTGGCGGAACATGATCGCGCCGTTCTGCATGCCCAGCGCCCGTGCCGCGCGCACGTACTCCAGGTTACGCCCGCGCAGGAACTCGGCGCGCACCACGTCCACCAGGCTCATCCACGAGAACAACAGCATGATCCCCAGCAGCCACCAGAAGTTGGGCTGCACGAAGCTGGCGAGGATGATCAACAGGTACAGCACCGGCAACCCGGACCAGATCTCCAGGAAGCGTTGCCCGGCCAGGTCGACCCAGCCGCCATAGAAACCCTGCAAGGCACCGGCGATCACGCCGATGATCGAGCTGAGCACGGTGAGGGTCAGGGCAAATAGCACCGACACGCGAAAGCCATAGATCACCCGCGCGAGCACATCGCGGCCCTGGTCATCGGTGCCCAGCAGGTTGACGCTGGACGGCGGCGCAGGGGCCGGCACTTTCAGGTCGTAGTTGATGCTCTGGTAGCTGAACGGAATCGGCGCCCACAGCGTCCAGGCGTCCTTGGCCTTGAGCAACTCTTGGATATACGGGCTCTTGTAGTTGGCCTCCAGCGGGAATTCGCCGCCAAAGGTGGTCTCCGGGTAGCGCTTGAGCGCCGGGAAATACCAGTCGCCGTCGTAATGCACGGCCAGCGGTTTGTCGTTGGCGATCAGCTCCGCGCCCAGGCTGAGCCCGAACAGGATCAGGAACAGCCACAGCGACCACCAGCCACGCTTGTTGGCCTTGAAACGCTCGAACCGACGGCGATTGAGGGGGGACAGGTTCATCTCAATGCTCCCGGCTGGCGAAGTCGATACGCGGATCGACCAGGGTGTAGGTGAGGTCGCCGATCAGTTTCACGATCAGCCCCAGCAGGGTGAAGATAAACAGGGTGCCGAAGACTACCGGATAGTCACGGTTGATCGCCGCTTCAAAACTCATCAGGCCCAGGCCGTCGAGGGAGAAGATCACTTCCACCAGCAGCGAGCCGGTGAAGAAAATCCCAATGAACGCTGAGGGGAAACCGGCGATCACCAGCAGCATCGCATTGCGGAATACATGGCCGTAGAGCACGCGGTGGTTGGTCAGGCCCTTGGCCTTGGCGGTGACCACGTACTGCTTGTTGATCTCGTCGAGAAAGCTGTTTTTGGTCAGCAGGGTCATGGTCGCGAAGTTGCCGATCACCAGCGCGGTGATCGGCAGCGCCAGGTGCCAGAAGTAGTCGAGGATCTTGCCGCCCCAGCTCAGTTCATCGAAGTTGTTGGAGGTCAGCCCGCGCAAGGGGAACCAGTCGAAATAACTGCCCCCGGCAAACACCACGATCAGCAGGATCGCAAACAGGAACGCCGGGATTGCATAGCCGACGATGATCGCCGAACTGGTCCACACATCAAAATGGCTGCCGTGCCGGGTGGCCTTGGCGATCCCCAGTGGGATCGACACCAGGTACATGATCAGCGTGCTCCATAACCCGAGGGAGATGGACACCGGCATCTTTTCCTTGATCAGGTCGATGACCTTGGCGTCGCGGAAGAAGCTGTCGCCAAAGTCCAGGCGGGCGTAGTTCTTGACCATGATCCACAAGCGTTCCGGCGCCGATTTGTCGAAGCCGTACATCTTCTCGATTTCCTTGATCAGCGCCGGGTCCAGGCCCTGGGCGCCACGGTAGCTGCTGGAGCCGGCCACCGACACCTCGGCACCGCCGCCGGCAATGCGGCTGGTGGCGCCTTCAAAGCCTTCGAGCTTGGCGATCATCTGTTCCACCGGACCACCGGGGGCGGCCTGGATGATGATGAAGTTGATCAGCAGGATGCCGAACAGCGTGGGGATGATCAGCAACAGGCGGCGAACAATATAGGCCAGCATTTAATCGCCTCCGCTCGCCGGATCGGCGGTCTGGGTGGTATCGAGTGGGACCGCCGGCTTGGCGTCTGGCTTGGCCCACCAGGTGGCGGTGCCGACGTCATAGCGCGGCGGGGTTTTCGGGTGGCCGAGATGGTCCCAGTACGCCACGCGGAAGGTCTTGATGTGCCAGTTGGGGATCACGTAGTAGCCAAATTGCAGCACCCGGTCCAGGGCCTTGGCATGCGCCACCAGGCTTTGGCGCGAGTCGGCGTCGATCAACTCTTCCACCAGTTGGTCCACGGCCGGGTCCTTGAGCCCCATGTAGTTGCGGCTGCCGGGTTTGTCGGCGCTGGAGGACTTCCAGAATTCGCGCTGCTCGTTACCCGGCGAGGTGGATTGCGGGAAGCTGCCCACCAGCATGTCGAAGTCGCGCGAACGCAGGCGGTTGACGAACTGCGAGACGTCGACCCGGCGGATTACCAGGTCGATGCCGAGGTCGGCCAGGTTGCGCTTGAAGGGCAGCAGGATGCGTTCGAATTCGGTCTGGGCCAGCAGGAACTCGATGGTTACCGGCTTGCCGGTGGTATCGACCATTTTGTCGTCGACGATGCGCCAGCCGGCCTCCTGCAACAGTTGGTAGGCCTCGCGTTGTTGGGTGCGGATCATGCCGCTGCCGTCGGTTTTGGCCGGTGCAAAGGCCTGGGTGAAGACCTCGGCGGGGATCTTGTCGCGCAGCGGTTCGAGGATCTTCAGCTCATCCGGGCCGGGCAGGCCGGTGGCGGCCATTTCCGAGTTTTCGAAGTAACTGCGGGTGCGCGTGTAGGCACCGTTGAACAGCTGTTTGTTGCTCCACTCGAAATCCAGCAACAGGCTGATGGCCTTGCGCACGCGCACATCCTGGAACATTTGCTTGCGCGTGTTGAACACGAAACCCTGCATGCCGGTGGGGTTGCCGTTGGGGATTTCTTCCTTGATCAGCCGGCCTTCGGCAACCGCAGGAATGTTGTAGGCGTTGGCCCAGTTCTTCGCGCTGAACTCCAGCCAATAGTCGAACTGCCCGGCCTTCAAGGCTTCCAGCGACACGGTGCTGTCGCGGTAGTAGTCGGTGATGCGGTTGTCGAAGTTGTAGAAACCCTGGGTGATCGGCAAGTCCTTGGCCCAGTAATCCTTGACCCGCTCATAGCGGATCATGCGCCCGGCCTTGACCTCGGCGACCTTGTACGGTCCGCTGCCCAGCGGCACTTCGAGGTTGCCCTTGGCAAAGTCCCGCGTGGCCCACCAGTGCTTGGGCAATACCGGCAGTTGCCCGAGGATCAACGGTAATTCGCGGTTATTGGTGCGTTTGAACTTGAACAGCACCCGCAAAGGGTCTTCGGCGACCACTTCGTCGACGTCGGCGTAATAGGTGCGGTAGATCGGCGAGCCTTCCTTGATCAGTTCCTGGAAGGTGAACACCACGTCTTCGGCACGGATCGGGTGGCCGTCATGGAAACGCGCCTCGGGGCGCAGGTAGAAGCGTACCCAGCTGTTGTCCGGGGCCTTTTCGATCTTGCCGGCGACCAGCCCGTATTCGGTGATCGGTTCATCCAGGCTTTGCATGGCCAGGGTGTCGTAGATCAGGCTGACGTTGTCGGCCGGCACGCCCTTGCTGATAAACGGGTTGAGGCTGTCGAAGCCGCCCATGCTCGATTCGCGGAAAGTCCCGCCCTTGGGGGCCTTCGGATTGACGTAGTCGAAGTGCTTGAAGTCGGCGGGGTATTTCGGCGGTTCGTTGTACAGCGTCAACGCATGTTGCGGCGCGGCCTGGGCCGCGGAACACAGCAACAGGCTGGCGATCAGTGCTTGGCGCAAACACATCATTGGGCTTTCTCCGAAGCTTTCAGCCACCATGCGCTCAGGCCCAGGCTGTAGGGCGGCGTGGTGACAAAGGCGAACCGGTTGCGGTACGCCAGGCGATGATAGTTGAGGTACCAGTTGGGAATGCTGTAGTGCTGCCACAGCAGCACCCGGTCGAGGGCGCGGCCGGCGGCCAGTTGCTCTTCGCGGGTCTGCGCGGCCAGCAGTTGTTCCAGCAGGTGATCGACGACGGGGTTGTTGATGCCTGCGTAGTTCTTGCTGCCCTTGATCGCGGCCTGGCTGGAGTGGAAGTACTGCCACTGCTCAAGGCCGGGGCTCAAGGTCTGGTTGAGGGTGATCAGGATAATGTCGAAGTCGAACTGATCCAGGCGCTGTTTGTACTGCGCGCGGTCGACGGTACGCAGGCGCGCGTCGATGCCGATGCTGATCAGGTTCTCGACGTAGGGCTGCAGGATGCGCTCCAGGTTCGGGTTGACCAGCAGGATCTCGAAGCGCAGCGGTTGCCCATCCTTGTTCAGCAGGCGTTGGCCCGACAACTTCCAACCGGCGTCGCCCAACAGGCCCAGGGCACGGCGCATGGTGTCGCGGGGGATGCCGCGCCCGTCGGTCTGGGGCAGGCTGAACGGCTGGGTGAACAGGTTGGCGGGCAGTTGATCGCGATACGGCGAGAGCATCAGCCATTCGTGCCCGGTGGGTACGCCGGTCGCCGAAAATTCGCTGTTGGGGTAGTAGCTCAAGGTACGTTTATAGGCGCTGCTGAACAGGGTGCGGTTGGTCCATTCGAAGTCGAACATCAACCCCAGGGCTTCGCGCACCTTGGTCTGGCTGAAGGTCGGCCGGCGGCTGTTCATGAACAGGCCCTGGCTCTGGGTCGGGATCTGGTGGGCGATCTGCGCCTTGATCACGTCGCCACGGTTGACCGCCGGGAAGTTGTAGCCATTGGCCCAGTTTTTGGCCTGGTGCTCGATATAGATATCGAACTCGCCGGCCTTGAAGGCTTCGAACGCCACGTCGCTGTCGCGGTAGAACTCCACCTCGACCTTGTTGTAGTTATAGAAGCCCTGGTTGACCGGCAGGTCCTTGCCCCAGTAGTCCTTGACCCGCTCGAACACCAGTTGCCGGCCCGGGGTGACCTTGCTGATGCGGTAGGGCCCGCTACCCAGGGGCGGCTCGAAAGTGGTGGCCTTGAAGTCGCGGTCTTTCCAGTAATGCTGGGGCAACACCGGCAGCTCGCCCAGGCGCAAGATCAGCAACGGGTTGCCGGCGCGCTTGAAGACAAAACGGATGCGATGGCGGTTGAGGATGTCGACCCGCGCCACTTCCTGCAGGTTGGTGCGGTATTGCGGGTGGCCTTCGGTCAGCAGGGTGCGATAGGAAAACGCCACGTCATAGGCCGTAATCGGCTTGCCATCGTGAAAGCGTGCTTCGGGGCGCAGGTTGAACACCACCCAGCTGCGGTCCTCGCTGTATTCCACCGACTGGGCGATCAACCCGTAGCTGGACGTCGGCTCATCGCCGGACGGCGCGTACTGGCCGGTGCCGACCATCAACGGCTCGTTCAGCTCGTTGACGCCGTATTGCAGGAAATTGGGCGTGGAAACCGGGCTTGAGCCCTTGAAGGTGTAGGGGTTGAGCGTATCGAAGGTGCCAAATGCCATGACCCGCAAGGTCCCGCCTTTCGGCGCTGCAGGGTTTACCCAGTCGAAGTGGGTGAATTTGGCCGGGTACTTGAGCGTGCCGAACTGCGTGTAACCGTGGCTTTCGGTAATCGTCGCGTTCGCACCAAAGCTCAAGGCCAGACTTATTAGTAGAAGGAGGGGACGCTTCAAGTCAGAGATCCGATCCAGGCGGCTTGGGCTTTATGATCGGTACAGTAACAGCTTGTTCCGGTTGGAAAAAGCCGCTCGGAACCAGCGCAGATCCAATGTGGGAGGGGGCCTGCCCCCGATAGCGGTGTATCAGCCAATGAATCGGGTGGCTGACAGACTGCTATCGGGGGCAAGCCCCCTCCCACAATTAGCTTGGCGGTGCTCTTGAGGCTTTAACGCGGCCCTGAAACCACCAGCATCTGCCCCGGCTTCAGCGCCTGGCCAGTGCGCGGGTTCCAGCGCTTGAGATGTTGCATCTCGACATTGAAACGCTTGGCGACGATGTACAGCGAGTCGCCTTTCTTGACCTTGTATTGCACCGGCTTCTTGCTGTCGGCCTTGGCCACCAGCTTGCGCGTGTCCTGCATCACCAGGGTCTGGCCGACCTTGAGGGCCTGGCCGTTGAGCTTGTTCCAGCGCTGCAGGTCATGCACATCCACCTTGTTCGCCTTGGCGATCAACGTAAGGTTGTCGCCACTGCGCACCTTGTAGTTGCGGGTGCGCCCGGCCACTCGCGCCGTCTCGACTTCGTCGAATACCTGCTTTTTCGGGCGCATGGCCAGCAATTCTTCCGGCTTCATCGTCGAAAGCGTGCTGGTCAACAGTTGCGCCTTGGAGCTGGGCACCAACAAATGCTGGGGGCCGTCCAGGGTGGTGCGTTGCTTGAGCGCCGGGTTGAGCTGGAACAGCTCGTCTTCGTCGATTTCGGCCAGCGCGGCAACCCGTGACAGGTCCATGCTTTGCTTGACTTCAACCACTTCGAAATACGGTGTGTTGGCGATCGGGC
It contains:
- a CDS encoding extracellular solute-binding protein gives rise to the protein MMCLRQALIASLLLCSAAQAAPQHALTLYNEPPKYPADFKHFDYVNPKAPKGGTFRESSMGGFDSLNPFISKGVPADNVSLIYDTLAMQSLDEPITEYGLVAGKIEKAPDNSWVRFYLRPEARFHDGHPIRAEDVVFTFQELIKEGSPIYRTYYADVDEVVAEDPLRVLFKFKRTNNRELPLILGQLPVLPKHWWATRDFAKGNLEVPLGSGPYKVAEVKAGRMIRYERVKDYWAKDLPITQGFYNFDNRITDYYRDSTVSLEALKAGQFDYWLEFSAKNWANAYNIPAVAEGRLIKEEIPNGNPTGMQGFVFNTRKQMFQDVRVRKAISLLLDFEWSNKQLFNGAYTRTRSYFENSEMAATGLPGPDELKILEPLRDKIPAEVFTQAFAPAKTDGSGMIRTQQREAYQLLQEAGWRIVDDKMVDTTGKPVTIEFLLAQTEFERILLPFKRNLADLGIDLVIRRVDVSQFVNRLRSRDFDMLVGSFPQSTSPGNEQREFWKSSSADKPGSRNYMGLKDPAVDQLVEELIDADSRQSLVAHAKALDRVLQFGYYVIPNWHIKTFRVAYWDHLGHPKTPPRYDVGTATWWAKPDAKPAVPLDTTQTADPASGGD
- a CDS encoding ABC transporter ATP-binding protein codes for the protein MNQDNLIEIRDLSVEFVTGEHQHRVVNNISFDIKRGETIALVGESGSGKSVTAHSILRLLPYPLARHPSGTIEYAGQDLLTLKEKTLRHIRGNRIAMIFQEPMTSLNPLHSIEKQINEVLGLHKGLTGKVATQRTLELLELVGIPEPHKRLKALPHELSGGQRQRVMIAMALANEPELLIADEPTTALDVTVQLKILELLKELQARLGMALLLISHDLNLVRRIAHRVCVMQQGCIVEQAECETLFQSPQHPYTQELLAAEPSGGPAGNAVGPPLLEVDDLKVWFPIKKGFLRNTVDYVKAVDGINFSLPQGQTLGIVGESGSGKSTLGLAILRLIASKGGIRFEGQQLDKLTQQQVRPLRREMQVVFQDPFGSLSPRMCVSEIVGEGLRIHKMGTPAEQEAAIIAALKEVGLDPESRHRYPHEFSGGQRQRIAIARALVLKPRLILLDEPTSALDRTVQRQVVELLRSLQAKYNLTYLFISHDLAVVKALSHQLMVVKHGQVVEQGDAKAIFADPQHAYTRQLLEAAFLVPA
- a CDS encoding ABC transporter permease, with protein sequence MNLSPLNRRRFERFKANKRGWWSLWLFLILFGLSLGAELIANDKPLAVHYDGDWYFPALKRYPETTFGGEFPLEANYKSPYIQELLKAKDAWTLWAPIPFSYQSINYDLKVPAPAPPSSVNLLGTDDQGRDVLARVIYGFRVSVLFALTLTVLSSIIGVIAGALQGFYGGWVDLAGQRFLEIWSGLPVLYLLIILASFVQPNFWWLLGIMLLFSWMSLVDVVRAEFLRGRNLEYVRAARALGMQNGAIMFRHILPNAMVSTMTFMPFILTGAIGTLTALDFLGFGLPAGSPSLGELVAQGKSNLQAPWLGMSAFAVLAIMLSLLVFIGESARDAFDPRK
- a CDS encoding microcin C ABC transporter permease YejB — protein: MLAYIVRRLLLIIPTLFGILLINFIIIQAAPGGPVEQMIAKLEGFEGATSRIAGGGAEVSVAGSSSYRGAQGLDPALIKEIEKMYGFDKSAPERLWIMVKNYARLDFGDSFFRDAKVIDLIKEKMPVSISLGLWSTLIMYLVSIPLGIAKATRHGSHFDVWTSSAIIVGYAIPAFLFAILLIVVFAGGSYFDWFPLRGLTSNNFDELSWGGKILDYFWHLALPITALVIGNFATMTLLTKNSFLDEINKQYVVTAKAKGLTNHRVLYGHVFRNAMLLVIAGFPSAFIGIFFTGSLLVEVIFSLDGLGLMSFEAAINRDYPVVFGTLFIFTLLGLIVKLIGDLTYTLVDPRIDFASREH
- a CDS encoding extracellular solute-binding protein; the protein is MKRPLLLLISLALSFGANATITESHGYTQFGTLKYPAKFTHFDWVNPAAPKGGTLRVMAFGTFDTLNPYTFKGSSPVSTPNFLQYGVNELNEPLMVGTGQYAPSGDEPTSSYGLIAQSVEYSEDRSWVVFNLRPEARFHDGKPITAYDVAFSYRTLLTEGHPQYRTNLQEVARVDILNRHRIRFVFKRAGNPLLILRLGELPVLPQHYWKDRDFKATTFEPPLGSGPYRISKVTPGRQLVFERVKDYWGKDLPVNQGFYNYNKVEVEFYRDSDVAFEAFKAGEFDIYIEHQAKNWANGYNFPAVNRGDVIKAQIAHQIPTQSQGLFMNSRRPTFSQTKVREALGLMFDFEWTNRTLFSSAYKRTLSYYPNSEFSATGVPTGHEWLMLSPYRDQLPANLFTQPFSLPQTDGRGIPRDTMRRALGLLGDAGWKLSGQRLLNKDGQPLRFEILLVNPNLERILQPYVENLISIGIDARLRTVDRAQYKQRLDQFDFDIILITLNQTLSPGLEQWQYFHSSQAAIKGSKNYAGINNPVVDHLLEQLLAAQTREEQLAAGRALDRVLLWQHYSIPNWYLNYHRLAYRNRFAFVTTPPYSLGLSAWWLKASEKAQ